In the Bos indicus x Bos taurus breed Angus x Brahman F1 hybrid chromosome 20, Bos_hybrid_MaternalHap_v2.0, whole genome shotgun sequence genome, one interval contains:
- the LOC113878890 gene encoding cytochrome c oxidase subunit 7C, mitochondrial, whose protein sequence is MLGQSIRRFTTSVVRRSHYEEGPGKNIPFSVENKWRLLAMMTLFFGSGFAAPFFIVRHQLLKK, encoded by the coding sequence ATGTTGGGACAGAGCATCCGGAGGTTCACAACCTCAGTGGTTCGTCGGAGCCACTATGAGGAGGGTCCAGGGAAGAATATACCATTTTCAGTGGAAAACAAGTGGAGATTACTAGCTATGATGACTTTGTTCTTTGGGTCTGGATTTGCTgcacctttctttatagtaagACACCAACTGCTTAAAAAGTAA